From the genome of Metarhizium brunneum chromosome 4, complete sequence, one region includes:
- the hymA gene encoding Conidiophore development protein hymA — MSFLFGRARSRAAADLPRQAREHVLRLEGPNSAAKAEELSRVLNQMKTVLQGTQETDSSPEQIYQLVTGLIDEDLLYLLAINLYRLPFESRKDTQVIFSYVFRFRPASAAPKSDPIALSYVVCNRPQVLVELCRAYGYKESATPAGSVLRELLKNEAAAAVILYDDGDEPGSSAKGLNAIDRDRPQSGRGVFWRFFDWIDKSSFEVAADAFTTFRELLTRHKDLVPRYLSVNFDMFFEKYNGTLVQSSSYVTKRQSIKLLGEILLDRSNYSVMTAYVDQGDHLKICMNLLRDDRKMVQYEGFHVFKVFVANPHKSIAVQKILIMNREKLLAFLSHFLEDRTDDEQFIDEREFLIKQIRNMPLNPVPIQR; from the exons ATGTCATTCCTGTTCGGTAGGGCACGATCTCGCGCCGCGGCCGACCTGCCTAGACAGGCCAGAGAGCATGTGCTACGTCTTGAAGGCCCAAACTCTGCAGCCAAG GCCGAAGAGCTATCGCGGGTTTTAAACCAAATGAAAACTGTCCTACAAGGAACACAAG AAACGGACAGTTCACCAGAACAGATTTATCAACTTGTAACCGGTCTCATTGACGAAGATTTGCTGTACCTCCTTGCGATTAATCTTTATCGTCTGCCCTTTGAATCGCGAAAGGATACCCAAGTTATATTTTCCTATGTGTTTAGGTTTCGACCAGCATCTGCAGCTCCGAAAAGCGACCCCATCGCCTTGTCGTATGTCGTATGTAACCGGCCACAGGTTCTTGTTGAACTATGCCGAGCCTACGGCTACAAAGAGAGTGCAACTCCAGCTGGGTCAGTCCTACGAGAATTACTTAAGAACGAGGCTGCAGCGGCTGTCATCCTCTATGACGACGGGGATGAGCCTGGCTCCAGTGCCAAGGGGTTGAATGCCATTGATCGCGACCGACCGCAAAGTGGGAGGGGAGTGTTCTGGAGGTTTTTCGATTGGATAGACAAGAGCTCATTTGAGGTAGCAGCCGATGCGTTTACCACATTCAGG GAACTATTGACCAGGCACAAGGACCTTGTTCCGCGATATCTTTCGGTAAATTTCGACATGTTTTTCGAGAAATACAACGGTACTTTGGTGCAATCCAGCAGCTATGTCACCAAGCGTCAGTCCATCAAACTCCTAGGAGAGATTTTACTGGATCGCTCCAACTATAGCGTCATGACCGCGTATGTTGATCAGGGAGACCACCTCAAAATATGCATGAATCTACTCCGCGACGATCGGAAGATGGTCCAGTATGAGGGTTTTCATGTGTTCAAAGTATTTGTTGCTAATCCACATAAATCTATCGCTGTGCAAAAAATCCTCATTATGAATCGCGAAAAGCTCTTGGCATTTCTATCACACTTCCTCGAGGATCGGACTGACGACGAGCAATTCATCGATGAACGAGAGTTCCTGATTAAGCAGATACGAAACATGCCCCTCAACCCAGTTCCCATACAAAGATGA
- the ksg1 gene encoding Serine/threonine-protein kinase ksg1: MNGDLSLSRALGGLRIANPDEASNGALPASGLNAHEPNLRISGTNDADHDTDTMQTGPEEYSRLHNKEQAIEIGRPSSSISIPLLGMDDPSTGASARGDSLLDNQRIPPSIQKEQTQISSGYGVPMRESSRSLGNHFSTSPSSALSRVAIDQGSSHQSSEDWKDRGAAVGIRREVDSNGRMIVRQIKKGVRDFSFGRILGEGSYSTVYLATDRQTLKEYAIKVLEKRHIIKEKKIKYVNIEKNTLNRLTEHPGIVRLYYTFQDETSLYYVLDLCNGGELLGVLKKTGTFDVDCVRFYGAQILDAIDYMHSRGVIHRDLKPENVLLDDQMHVKITDFGTAKLLGDPQESNDTGSVNRSDIQGRPLRDAEEDRRAASFVGTAEYVSPELLTHKSAGKASDLWAFGCIIYQLFAGRPPFKAGSEYLTFQKIVNLEYDFPPGFPIPARDLVERCLVLDPARRLTIEHIKNHEFFDGQQFGKSLWRAKAPRLRPYVPPAQEPNIIQLNGFSGAGPSSSNASLPRSMPHSQTATTGGGNRPARIITELPPPTQLDIEWSPVLTKNNERILKLGDLMVVSSPLPNSIHRKGSDEGHKKLSRFFGGSTTKKRQRLVMVTSSGRIVLAPAGGEEKRAKQELSLLASDSCWRTQRDAKGQLVWCVDTAGYHYTFEESKPSINSDEERPSAEEWVECLDKAKDMALSQSANAQRNDGPFGDMSSTVSSPSSTLGSRVQHADNHTTHDRGGRNHLSKTQPSHDDFTPKRNRFSKRQSRNGLGSAF, translated from the exons ATGAATGGAGACTTAAGTCTCTCTCGGGCTCTTGGCGGACTGCGAATAGCCAACCCCGATGAGGCCAGCAATGGTGCACTCCCTGCCTCTGGCCTAAACGCTCACGAACCAAATTTGAGAATCTCGGGTACAAACGACGCCGACCATGATACCGATACAATGCAGACAGGACCGGAAGAGTATAGTCGTCTCCATAATAAGGAACAAGCCATCGAAATTGGACGGCCAAGCTCTAGCATTTCCATTCCCTTACTTGGTATGGATGACCCCTCAACAGGTGCTTCAGCTCGAGGTGATAGTCTGCTAGACAACCAACGCATCCCTCCATCGATACAAAAAGAACAGACACAAATCTCATCCGGATACGGAGTTCCGATGCGCGAAAGCTCAAGGAGTTTGGGGAATCACTTCTccacctcgcccagctctgcGTTGAGCCGAGTAGCAATAGATCAAGGATCATCGCATCAATCCAGCGAGGACTGGAAGGATCGGGGTGCAGCTGTCGGTATTCGCCGTGAAGTGGACAGCAACGGCCGCATGATCGTCCGACAAATCAAAAAGGGCGTTCGAGACTTTTCCTTCGGCCGCATCTTGGGGGAGGGCTCGTACAGCACAGTATACTTGGCCACCGACCGGCAGACTCTGAAAGAGTATGCTATCAAAGTCCTCGAAAAGAGGCATATaatcaaggagaagaagatcaaATATGTGAACATTGAAAAGAATACCCTCAACCGTTTGACGGAGCATCCCGGGATCGTGCGGCTCTATTACACATTTCAAGACGAAACCTCGCTATACTATGTACTTGATCTGTGCAATGGCGGAGAATTGCTAGGGGTATTGAAAAAGACTGGAACGTTTGATGTGGATTGCGTCAGGTTTTATGGCGCACAAATACTGGACGCTATTGACTACATGCATTCTCGCGGGGTGATTCATCGCGATCTGAAGCCTGAGAACGTGTTGTTGGATGACCAGATGCATGTCAAGATCACCGATTTCGGTACTGCAAAGCTTCTCGGCGACCCTCAGGAAAGCAACGACACGGGCTCTGTTAATCGCAGCGATATACAAGGTCGGCCGCTACGGGATGCCGAGGAAGACCGCCGTGCTGCATCCTTTGTCGGCACAGCAGAGTACGTTAGCCCTGAGCTGCTTACACATAAAAGCGCAGGGAAGGCTAGCGATCTATGGGCTTTTGGATGCATCATTTACCAACTATTTGCAGGCAGGCCGCCGTTCAAGGCAGGCAGCGAGTATCTTACTTTTCAGAAGATTGTTAACCTTGAGTACGACTTTCCACCGGGATTTCCAATTCCAGCGCGTGATCTTGTTGAGAGGTGCCTAGTCTTGGATCCGGCAAGAAGGTTGACGATAGAGCATATCAAGAACCATGAGTTTTTTGATGGACAGCAGTTTGGAAAAAGTTTATGGCGAGCAAAAGCGCCGAGGCTACGACCGTATGTCCCACCCGCTCAGGAGCCAAATATCATTCAATTAAATGGCTTCTCTGGTGCTGggccatcaagcagcaaTGCATCTCTTCCTAGATCTATGCCACATTCACAAACTGCTACCACGGGTGGAGGGAATCGTCCGGCTAGAATTATTACAGAACTTCCTCCGCCTACACAACTTGACATAGAATGGTCACCGGTGTTAACAAAGAACAATGAGCGAATATTGAAATTAGGAGATCTAATGGTTGTTTCCTCGCCACTTCCGAACAGTATACATCGCAAAGGATCCGATGAGGGACATAAGAAACTATCACGTTTCTTTGGAGGCAGTACAACCAAAAAGAGGCAGCGCCTTGTAATGGTGACCTCAAGCGGTCGCATTGTGTTGGCTCCTGCAGGGGGCGAGGAGAAGAGGGCAAAGCAAGAATTATCACTGCTAGCTTCGGATTCATGCTGGAGAACACAACGGGACGCAAAGGGGCAACTCGTATGGTGTGTTGATACG GCCGGCTATCACTATACATTTGAAGAAAGCAAGCCCTCTATAAACAGTGACGAAGAGCGACCGTCAGCGGAGGAGTGGGTCGAATGCCTCGACAAAGCAAAAGATATGGCTTTGTCCCAAAGTGCAAATGCTCAACGCAATGATGGCCCATTCGGGGACATGTCCTCGACTGTATCTAGCCCGTCTAGCACCTTGGGTAGTAGAGTCCAACATGCGGATAACCATACTACTCATGACCGAGGCGGGCGCAATCATTTGAGTAAAACCCAACCTAGCCACGATGATTTCACACCGAAACGAAACCGATTCAGCAAAAGACAGTCTCGAAACGGATTGGGGTCTGCATTTTAG
- the ssr3 gene encoding SWI/SNF and RSC complexes subunit ssr3 encodes MQPQYRNYAQQVPQRSPHAANQRRGGIGPMMSSGPHPSVPLTQAQIAQQQQAQAHAHELARRRSRKPTDKNIPEGVEDSIVNQEAVQRYKALRDVERTLDATITRKRLDVSEACNRNNNKLSKTLRIWISNTVEDQSWQGAGLNVDTFDFTSNMEASFRVKIEGRLLDHDEHGNRQPGVGDGKMTSNALSHNREVADKSQENQTSSTASTASATYRFSHFFKSLSVDFDSSRFRNGGAQNVEWKKPESTSKTQSGSSTASASDFDELTFKRNGDENINVMIHLHRHESPERHQLSPELAEVVDMSEATLQEAVAALWEYIRFWNLQEDEEKRNFRCDELLRKVVGRGDIGYIPMLNDYVTHHLRPLPPVSLPYTIRVDEDFHKDPHATVYDVQVLVDDPLRNTLQPLINNSQYASMLKDVTVLDDQLARLIQAIAVSKAKHSFFSSLSEDPATFVKSWLSSQRRDLEVILGDATKGGGDALAADEWRRGGANSVWATQNARESVNVLLSRQR; translated from the exons ATGCAGCCCCAATATCGCAACTACGCACAGCAAGTCCCCCAACGCTCTCCTCATGCTGCAAATCAGCGTCGGGGAGGGATAG GGCCAATGATGTCGTCTGGTCCCCATCCCTCTGTGCCATTAACGCAAGCCCAGATTgcccagcaacagcaagCGCAAGCTCACGCCCACGAGCTTGCGAGACGCCGAAGCCGCAAGCCTACCGATAAGAACATTCCCGAGGGAGTAGAAGACAGCATCGTCAACCAAGAAGCGGTTCAGAGATATAAAGCACTGAGAGATGTTGAAAGAACTCTTGACGCTACGATAACTCGCAAACGTCTTGATGTCTCCGAGGCATGTAACCGAAATAACAACAAG CTCTCCAAAACACTTCGAATATGGATTAGCAATACGGTTGAAGATCAATCTTGGCAGGGCGCTGGGCTAAATGTTGACACTTTTGATTTCACATCCAATATGGAAGCATCATTTCGCGTCAAGATTGAAGGTCGTTTGCTAGATCACGACGAACACGGCAATAGGCAACCAGGCGTCGGCGATGGGAAGATGACATCAAATGCTTTGTCACATAACAGAGAGGTGGCAGATAAATCCCAAGAGAATCAAACCAGCTCCACAGCTTCCACAGCTTCTGCGACCTATCGGTTCTCTCATTTCTTCAAGTCACTATCTGTTGACTTCGATTCCTCTCGCTTTCGGAACGGAGGAGCACAGAATGTTGAATGGAAAAAACCAGAATCTACGTCAAAAACTCAATCTGGGAGTAGCACAGCCTCCGCCTCTGATTTCGATGAGCTCACGTTCAAGAGAAACGGTGATGAAAACATCAACGTCATGATTCACTTGCACCGGCATGAGTCTCCTGAACGGCATCAACTAAGCCCCGAATTAGCTGAGGTTGTTGACATGTCTGAGGCGACACTGCAAGAGGCAGTCGCAGCCCTATGGGAGTACATCAGATTTTGGAACCTTcaagaggatgaagaaaaaaggaacTTCCGCTGCGATGAACTCTTGAGAAAG GTTGTCGGAAGAGGCGATATCGGCTACATCCCAATGTTGAATGATTATGTGACTCACCACCTTCGGCCGCTACCACCAGTCAGTTTGCCATATACGATTCGCGTCGACGAGGACTTCCATAAAGATCCGCATGCTACAGTCTACGATGTACAAGTTCTTGTCGACGATCCTTTACGCAATACACTACAACCTCTGATCAATAATTCACAATATGCATCGATGTTGAAGGATGTTACAGTGCTTGATGATCAACTGGCTCGTTTGATACAAGCCATCGCAGTCTCAAAAGCCAAGCATTCGTTCTTTTCGTCCCTGAGCGAAGACCCCGCAACCTTTGTCAAGAGCTGGCTTAGTTCCCAAAGACGAGACCTGGAGGTAATTCTTGGGGACGCTACCAAAGGCGGAGGTGATGCTCTAGCGGCTGATGAATGGAGGCGTGGAGGTGCAAACAGCGTTTGGGCAACACAGAACGCGCGTGAAAGTGTTAATGTGTTGTTGTCCAGACAGCGATGA
- the irs1_0 gene encoding Isoleucine--tRNA ligase, cytoplasmic, producing MSIDFPKEEVATIERWRAINAFHRQLELSSGRPHYTFYDGPPFATGLPHYGHLLASTIKDIIPRYWSMKGYHVERRFGWDTHGLPIEHEIDKKLGISGKAAVTKFGIEKYNEECRAIVMRYASEWRLTIERLGRWIDFDNDYKTMDPKFMESLWWVFKQLFEKGQVYQGHRVMPYSTVLTTALSNFEANQNYQDVTDPAVVVSFPLVEDPNVHLLAWTTTPWTLPSHTGLAVHPDFEYIKIHDEKSGKIFVILEQLLSTLYKDPKKAKYSVVGKVKGKDMLGWQYKPLFDYFYEDFKDSGFRVLNGTYVTADSGTGIVHQAPAFGEEDYNVAVAAGVISEKRPPPDPLDDTGHFTEKVPDFAGMHVKQADKLIIKHLKAADRLVVESQLRHSYPMCPRSDTPLIYRAVPSWFIRIPEVIPDMLKNIEDSHWVPSFVKERRFASWIANARDWNVGRNRYWGTPIPLWVSDDLEERVCIGSIEELRELSGYQGKLTDLHRDKVDHITIPSKMGKGTLRRVDEVFDCWFESGSMPYASQHYPFENVEKFQKSFPGDFIAEGLDQTRGWFYTLLVLGTHLFGCSPFQNCVVNGIVLAEDGKKMSKRLKNYPDPSIVMDKYGSDALRLYLINSPVVRAEPLRFKESGVKEVVQKVLLPLWNSFKFFEGQTALLRKAEGVDYMWNPDMESKNENVMDRWILASCQSLLEFVNEEMRGYRLYTVVPRLLELIDNTTNWYIRFNRRRLKGENGLQDTQHALNALFEVLYTLCRGLAPFTPFLSDTIYLKLLPHIPPELQAEDPRSVHFLPFPEVRQELFNSEVERRVSRMQRVIELARVSRERRSLGLKTPLKTLVIIHHDPQYLDDVKSLENYITEELNVRDLVLSGDEANYNVQLSVTADWPVLGKKLRKDMARVKAALPSLTSEQVQEYLQNKEILVDGIRLEEGDLVVRRGLREDATSKNLEINSDNEVLTILDSEIHPELAQEGLAREIINRVQRLRKKAGLQATDDVKMEYQVLSDPEGVGLADVLVSQSSTFEKTLRRPLEQAQESGAPSAIIVEEEQEVQQATFLLRLLNI from the exons ATGTCTATAGATTTTCCGAAGGAGGAGGTAGCCACAATTGAGCGATGGCGCGCCATCAACGCATTCCACCGCCAG CTGGAATTGTCCAGCGGCCGTCCGCATTATACGTTTTACGATGGCCCTCCCTTCGCAACTGGATTACCTCACTATGGTCATTTATTGGCATCGACAATCAAAGACATCATTCCAAGATACTGGTCTATGAAGGGCTATCATGTCGAGCGTAGGTTTGGCTGGGATACTCACGGACTACCAATCGAACACGAAATCGACAAAAAACTAGGTATCTCCGGAAAGGCAGCCGTTACCAAGTTCGGAATCGAAAAGTACAACGAAGAGTGCCGTGCCATCGTCATGCGCTATGCTTCGGAATGGCGACTGACAATCGAACGATTGGGACGGTGGATAGATTTCGACAATGACTACAAG ACAATGGACCCGAAGTTCATGGAGTCACTGTGGTGGGTTTTCAAGCAGTTGTTCGAGAAGGGGCAGGTGTACCAAGGCCACCGGGTCATGCCCTACTCCACTGTCCTTACCACTGCGCTAAGCAACTTCGAAGCAAACCAGAATTACCAAGATGTGACCGACCCTGCAGTAGTGGTGTCTTTCCCCTTGGTTGAGGATCCCAATGTTCACCTGTTGGCCTGGACGACAACTCCTTGGACACTGCCTTCTCACACTGGTCTCGCTGTGCATCCTGACTTCGAATACATTAAGATACATGACGAGAAATCCGGCAAAATCTTTGTGATACTGGAACAGCTTCTGTCAACGTTGTATAAAGACCCTAAGAAGGCCAAGTATTCCGTGGTAGGTAAAGTCAAGGGTAAAGACATGCTGGGATGGCAATACAAACCACTTTTTGATTACTTCTATGAAGACTTCAAGGACAGTGGTTTCCGTGTTCTCAATGGAACCTATGTCACAGCAGATAGTGGTACTGGAATTGTACATCAAGCGCCCGCCTTTGGTGAGGAGGATTATaatgttgccgttgccgctggAGTTATCAGTGAAAAACGGCCTCCGCCAGATCCACTTGATGATACTGGCCACTTTACTGAAAAGGTTCCAGACTTTGCTGGCATGCATGTCAAACAAGCGGACAagctcatcatcaagcaCTTGAAAGCTGCCGATCGCTTGGTTGTCGAGTCACAATTGCGACATTCATATCCAATGTGTCCTAGATCGGATACTCCCCTTATTTACCGCGCAGTGCCTTCCTGGTTCATTAGAATTCCTGAAGTCATCCCCGATATGCTTAAAAATATAGAAGACTCCCACTGGGTCCCTTCCTTCGTTAAAGAGCGTCGTTTTGCTAGCTGGATAGCTAATGCTAGGGATTGGAATGTTGGGAGAAACCGATATTGGGGCACACCTATTCCTCTTTGGGTCAGTGATGACCTGGAAGAAAGGGTCTGTATCGGGAGCATAGAAGAGCTCCGCGAACTTAGCGGCTACCAAGGCAAATTAACAGATCTGCATAGGGATAAGGTTGATCACATCACCATCCCAAGCAAAATGGGCAAAGGTACACTGAGACGAGTCGATGAAGTCTTCGACTGTTGGTTCGAATCAGGTAGTATGCCGTATGCTAGCCAGCATTATCCGTTCGAGAACGTCGAAAAATTTCAGAAGTCCTTCCCCGGAGACTTTATCGCTGAAGGACTCGATCAAACAAGGGGATGGTTCTACACTCTGCTTGTACTTGGAACGCACCTGTTCGGCTGTTCGCCTTTTCAGAATTGTGTCGTGAATGGAATTGTACTTGCGGAGGATGGAAAGAAGATGTCAAAGAGACTGAAAAACTATCCGGACCCGTCCATTGTAATGGATAAGTATGGATCAGATGCTCTCCGACTTTATCTCATTAACTCACCAGTTGTTCGAGCCGAACCGCTTCGTTTTAAAGAGTCGGGAGTTAAGGAAGTGGTGCAGAAGGTTTTACTCCCTCTTTGGAACAGTTTCAAGTTCTTTGAAGGACAAACCGCTCTGCTAAGGAAGGCAGAGGGAGTGGACTATATGTGGAACCCAGATATGGAATCCAAAAATGAAAATGTCATGGATCGCTGGATTCTGGCGAGTTGTCAAAGCCTGCTGGAGTTTGTTAATGAGGAAATGCGAG GATATCGACTATATACTGTTGTTCCACGTCTGCTCGAACTCATTGATAACACCACTAATTGGTATATCCGGTTCAACCGCCGTCGCCTCAAGGGAGAAAACGGTCTGCAAGATACACAACATGCATTAAACGCACTGTTCGAGGTTCTATACACCCTTTGTCGAGGGTTAGCCCCATTTACGCCGTTCTTGTCAGATACCATTTATCTGAAGCTACTTCCCCATATTCCCCCAGAGCTGCAAGCAGAAGACCCTCGAAGCGTACACTTCCTTCCATTTCCAGAGGTCAGGCAAGAGCTATTCAACTCGGAGGTCGAGAGGAGGGTCTCGAGAATGCAACGAGTAATTGAATTAGCCAGGGTATCCAGAGAACGAAGAAGCCTCGGTCTGAAAACCCCACTGAAGACACTCGTCATCATACATCACGATCCTCAATATCTTGACGATGTTAAATCTCTGGAAAATTATATTACCGAGGAGCTCAATGTTCGAGACCTTGTTCTTTCTGGAGATGAGGCAAATTACAACGTTCAACTTAGTGTCACTGCAGACTGGCCGGTTCTTGGTAAGAAACTGAGGAAAGACATGGCTCGGGTGAAAGCGGCCTTGCCGAGCTTAACCAGCGAGCAGGTCCAAGAATACTTACAGAACAAAGAGATTTTGGTAGATGGTATTCGACTAGAGGAAGGAGATCTGGTCGTGCGACGCGGGCTGCGGGAGGATGCAACGTCGAAAAATCTGGAGATCAACTCTGACAATGAAGTTCTTACCATCCTGGACTCCGAAATCCACCCGGAGCTGGCGCAAGAAGGTCTGGCAAGGGAGATTATCAACAGAGTACAGAGGCTTCGGAAAAAGGCTGGGCTTCAGGCCACAGATGATGTCAAGATGGAATATCAAGTCTTATCTGACCCTGAAGGCGTGGGATTGGCTGACGTTTTGGTCTCTCAATCTAGCACGTTCGAAAAGACATTAAGACGACCCCTTGAACAGGCGCAGGAGAGTGGTGCACCCTCTGCAATAAttgtggaggaggagcaagaAGTGCAACAGGCCACGTTCCTATTGCGATTATTAAACATCTAA